One Danio rerio strain Tuebingen ecotype United States chromosome 9, GRCz12tu, whole genome shotgun sequence genomic region harbors:
- the tlr20.4 gene encoding toll-like receptor 13, producing MSLIKLHLSDIFGGIPSNLSNVFISSGLRPMHLVIGSNTTLNNGLNLHIKGQYVIVEDCNSLLLTSVVTLQIQAAYMICENEFIGKYVPSVVSLEFQSMFADNIGDLSVINQLVHLKTLKLENIDLTNQPNTGIMFHNLTKLEKMILMNCKIFFLDKSVTKDLKALTSLVLIPKEAVNIIQNFMEQPTHLKYLHFQCLDLYCSCDNTWLVSWIRDNGKVEVVMSNPSMEDLRCLTDDEVDHLNFISYAKENCSIDLDFVFFSCSSVFLCIFIVVVLMYKFVGQYFKPFYHIASGWFREALRMKEKQQYRYDAFVSYSGKDEHWVIEELLPNLEQRGPPFLRLCLHSRDFQLGHDIVENITDSIYASRRTLCLVSRNYLNSNWCSVEMQLATYRLQVEHRDILILVFLETIPSRLLSSHHRLARLVKTRTYLDWPQEPEMHEAFWDRLWCKLSSNKAK from the coding sequence ATGTCACTGATCAAGCTGCATTTATCTGATATATTTGGAGGAATTCCATCTAATTTGAGTAATGTTTTCATTAGTTCAGGACTGAGACCAATGCATCTTGTGATTGGGAGTAATACCACACTGAATAATGGGCTAAACTTGCACATCAAAGGTCAATATGTGATTGTTGAGGACTGCAATAGTTTACTTTTAACATCTGTAGTCACACTTCAGATACAAGCAGCATATATGATCTGTGAAAATGAATTCATTGGGAAATATGTGCCATCAGTCGTCAGTCTGGAATTTCAGTCAATGTTCGCTGACAATATTGGAGACTTGTCTGTAATCAATCAGCTTGTTCATTTGAAAACCCTAAAACTGGAAAACATTGATTTAACAAATCAGCCGAACACGGGCATAATGTTTCACAATCTGACAAAATTAGAGAAAATGATTTTAATGAATTGCAAAATATTCTTTCTCGATAAAAGTGTGACCAAAGACCTAAAGGCACTGACAAGTCTAGTTTTAATACCAAAAGAAGCTGTCAACATCATTCAAAATTTTATGGAACAACCCACTCATTTAAAGTACCTCCATTTTCAATGCTTGGATCTGTACTGCAGTTGTGATAATACATGGCTGGTCTCGTGGATAAGGGACAACGGGAAGGTGGAGGTTGTCATGTCAAACCCCTCCATGGAAGATTTGCGGTGCTTGACTGACGATGAAGTTGACCACCTTAACTTTATCAGCTATGCCAAGGAGAACTGCTCAATTGACCTTGACTTTGTGTTCTTCTCCTGTTCTTCTGTGTTTTTGTGCATCTTTATTGTTGTAGTATTGATGTATAAGTTTGTTGGCCAGTACTTCAAGCCGTTCTATCACATCGCCAGTGGATGGTTTCGAGAGGCTTTGCGTATGAAGGAGAAACAGCAGTACCGCTATGATGCTTTCGTGTCTTACAGCGGTAAGGATGAGCACTGGGTCATAGAGGAACTTCTTCCAAACTTAGAGCAGCGCGGGCCTCCATTTTTGCGCCTCTGTCTGCACAGTCGGGACTTTCAGTTGGGACACGACATTGTGGAAAACATCACAGACAGCATCTACGCAAGTCGCCGGACTCTTTGTCTCGTCAGTCGCAACTACCTCAATAGCAACTGGTGCTCAGTGGAGATGCAGCTGGCCACCTACCGGCTCCAGGTAGAACACAGAGACATTCTTATCCTGGTCTTCCTAGAAACCATTCCATCTCGCTTGCTTTCCTCCCATCACAGACTGGCCCGGCTGGTAAAAACCAGGACCTATCTGGACTGGCCACAGGAGCCGGAGATGCATGAGGCATTCTGGGACAGGTTGTGGTGTAAACTGAGCTCTAATAAAGCCAAATAG
- the rmp64 gene encoding nucleolus and neural progenitor protein — translation MAQECWNKINIPFPSAVSSTRIPFTDSIDLLIDCLLADCEKVLTLLCSEVLQTEIRVLYELLYILNNGFRQHKPFRALKQVEQCVNRLKEMKLQAAVEDLKEVCPNKFQREAGAEAGECDVPSQPMLEWLGLKLLGASSLLGRTLERCTKAFLLTRQHLRLGEFIVLNVVITSMLSRLWVFFRGILRALIPMYRRNCELLQKVSQSQPMAYLTDFTLPEDLKDFLCLTYPDLKIEEVTKDLLKGTRGKRKSKFSLLSKLFGETEQQEEIGEGERDLMPILSAGHYEVSSLDLGAAVSQRRTDYSDVSPYGLDIKAMLQQSSKTTKQKSLEQQMKLDSSSKASLCQKRTFLKSLKKTSSFRNMAALLKELMNWCRSCKFYQEHKRLAFLSLKCGRMESLEAEGVRVEKRLKMFNIKVQKALTLQQTFPPKHSCSLPALLRTRWQNKFFMRHFRTLRRRSAVSRKSSGTVKGSLNQRRKCRPLLQSSNEVESGQNVTVSVEKEKMDSQTSLQEPNIPKDDIDDIFESFGL, via the exons ATCTCTTGATTGATTGCTTGCTGGCTGACTGTGAGAAAGTGTTGACCCTGTTATGTAGTGAAGTTCTTCAGACAGAAATCCGTGTGCTGTACGAACTGCTTTACATTTTGAACAATGGCTTCAGACAACACAAGCCATTCCGTGCATTAAAGCAG GTTGAGCAATGTGTAAACCGTTTAAAAGAGATGAAGTTACAAGCAGCGGTGGAAGATCTGAAGGAAGTGTGTCCAAACAAATTTCAGAG GGAAGCCGGAGCCGAGGCTGGGGAGTGTGATGTTCCCAGTCAGCCCATGTTGGAGTGGCTCGGCCTCAAGCTGCTTGGAGCCTCCAGTCTTTTAGGCCGAACGCTGGAACGATGCACCAAAGCTTTCTT ATTAACACGACAGCATCTGCGTCTGGGCGAGTTCATTGTGCTGAATGTGGTGATAACCAGCATGCTCAGTCGTCTCTG GGTTTTTTTCAGAGGTATTCTGCGAGCCCTCATCCCCATGTACAGAAGAAACTGTGAACTGCTCCAGAAGGTGTCTCAGTCTCAGCCCATGGCCTATCTGACTGACTTCACTCTACCTGAGGACCTGAAAGACTTCCTGTGCCTCACATACCCTGATCTAAAGATTGAAGAAGTTACCAAAGACCTCTTAAAGGGCACAAGAGGAAAAAGAAAGTCCAAATTTTCTCTCCTTTCCAAGTTGTTTGGGGAGACCGAGCAACAAGAAGAGATTGGAGAAGGGGAGAGAGATCTGATGCCAATATTAAGCGCTGGACATTATGAAGTTTCTAGCCTGGACCTCGGAGCAGCAGTTTCACAACGACGGACCGATTACTCAG ATGTGTCACCCTATGGACTGGACATAAAGGCTATGCTTCAGCAGTCTTCCAAAACCACCAAACAG AAATCTTTGGAGCAACAGATGAAATTGGACAGCTCCAGTAAAGCATCATTGTGTCAGAAGAGGACGTTTTTGAAGTCACTGAAGAAGACGTCTTCTTTTAGAAACATGGCAGCCCTATTAAAGGAACTGATGAACTGGTGCCGGAGCTGCAAGTTTTATCAAGAGCACAAACGCCTGGCCTTCCTGAGCCTGAAGTGTGGGAGAATGGAAAGTCTGGAAGCTGAAGGTGTCAG GGTGGAGAAAAGATTGAAGATGTTTAATATAAAAGTTCAAAAGGCATTGACTCTTCAACAAACTTTTCCACCGAAACATTCCTGTTCCTTGCCTGCGCTTTTGAGAACTCGATGGCAGAACAAATTCTTCATGAGACACTTCAGAACTCTCAGGCGCAGGTCAGCAGTGTCCAGGAAGTCCTCTGGAACCGTAAAAGGATCATTAAATCAAAGGAGGAAATGCAGGCCACTACTACAATCCTCAAATGAAGTGGAGTCAGGACAAAATGTGACAGTTTCAGTTGAGAAAGAAAAAATGGACTCGCAGACTTCGTTGCAGGAACCTAATATTCCGAAAGATGATATTGATGATATTTTTGAATCCTTTGGACTTTAA